The DNA window GAGAAAAAGTACCCACGCTTCAAGGCAATTATTACGACTTTTTTGATGGGGTTTATCAGGCGATTGCCAACGGTAAAACCGAGCCTGTAACTGCTCAAGACGGCGTTAATGTCATGCGAATTGTTGAAGCCGCTTTTCAAAGCAGTGAGCAAAAAAGAGCCATTAATTTATAAACATGAACTCGATAAATATTTAAAAACCACATAGGAAAATTATTGTTTTTTAATAGAAAGACGCTTTGCTTATCATAGATTTACTTAGTCAGTTCGCTTTGCTCGGGTCATAGCTAGGAGTAAATAAAATACCTATGAAAATCTTTGTAAATTGTATTTTTCCATAATTTCCTATGTGGTTAAAAATTAGTAATTAAACTCAATTTATAAACAATAACGTTGTACTAGTCGGTTTATAAAGGAAATAGCCAATAGAAACGTATTGATTTTGTACTTTTGCAGATTCAAATTTAAAAAGCAACTCATTTGGAAGATTACAATTTTTTAGGCAGTATTAAAGCCAAAGGCAAATACAAGAAAACCTATCGTGACGCCAAGCAATCGTATTTGAACCGAATTCGATGGGCTGTTGCGATGTTCTATTTTGGAATGGGCTTGTCATTTGCCACTTGGGCAAGCCGTATACCTGCGATTAAGTCGGCGCTGAATTTAAGTGATGGAGAACTGGGAACCATTTTATTTGCATTGCCAGTAGGACAGTTGACGATGATGTTTTTTTCGGGAAAATTAGTAACGCGTTTTGGGAGTGATCGCATTCTGCCCTTTGCTATTTTGATGTATGCCTTTAGTTTGACTAATATTGGTTTGGCGCAAAATGCTTGGCAATTGGCTCTGGGGTTGATCTCTTTCGGGATTTTTGGCAATTTGACTAATATATCCGTAAACACCCAAGGCATTTATACCGAAGGTCTTTTCAGGAGAGCGATTTTGTCTTCTTTTCACGGCATGTGGAGTTTGGCAGGATTCACCGGAGCCCTTGTGGGACTGGGAATGTTGGCACTAAAAATTACGACTTATATGCATTTTGTTATCGTGGCTGCAGTAGTAGTAGTGTTAGTGGCTATCAATTTCAAGTATTTAATAAAAGCTAAAGAAAAAGTCCGTCCCGAAAAGAAAAAAACATTCAGAAAACCAGATATGTCCTTGATTTTGTTGGGCGTTATTGGGTTTTGTAGTATGGCGAGCGAAGGAATTATGTTCGATTGGAGTGGCGTTTATTTCAAAGATATTGTCAAAGCTCCCGATTCATTAGTGGTCTTGGGCTATACTTCCTTTATGATTATGATGGCGAGCGGACGATTTTTTGGAGGTCATTTAATCGATAGATTTGGTCGAAAAACAGTGATGCAAATCAGCGGTTTGATGATTTCATCGGGTTTATTTATGGCGGTATTTTTCCCCTATATCATTCCGAGTACTATTGCTTTTATGATTGTTGGTTTGGGCGTGTCGACGGTTATTCCCACTTTGTATAGCATCGCGGGAAAACATCCAACAATTCCAACTGGCGAAGCGTTGACAGCTGTTTCCAGCGTAAGTTTTCTTGGTTTTTTGATGGGACCACCTGTGATCGGTCATATTTCCGAACAATTTGGTTTGCAATTTTCATTCGGTTTTATCGGGCTGTTTGGATTTTTAATTGCTTTTTTGGTCAAAAGAGTCAAAGCAATCGAATAGATTGCAAGATCAACTTTTTGACACGAATTGCACGAATTTGTACAAATTGTTATAATTAATTTTAAATATTACACAAATTTGTCTGCCTCTGGCAGATTAGTGAAATTTATGCAGCTTTTATTTCGTGTAAATTCGGGACCCGAGTAACAGCGAACGGACGGAGTAAATTCTTGGCTAAAATTTTTAAAGCCTTTCTTCTTGAATCATTTCAATGCAATGTCTATAAGTCCCTCCTAAATCATTAAATTTGTCCCTTATTCAAAGATATGTTAGAAAAAGAAATAATCAATTTTGAAAAAACGGCCATTGTTGGTATCGTTACCCAAAATCAAAGCGAAGATAAACTCAACGAATATCTGGACGAATTGGAGTTTTTGACTTTTACCGCTGGTGGTGAAGTGGTGAAACGTTTTTGGCAAAAAATGGACAAACCCAATCCCAAAACTTTTTTAGGAACTGGAAAAATAGACGAAATCAATCTTTTTGTAAAGGAAAATGACATCTCAAGTTTGGTTTTTGATGATGAATTGACGCCTTCGCAGCAAAAAAATATTTCCAAAATCATCGATTGCAAAATCCTCGATAGAACTAATCTTATCCTTGATATTTTTGCACAAAGAGCCGAAACTTCGTATGCCAGAACGCAGGTCGAACTGGCACAATGTATTTATTTGTTACCCAGATTATCCGGACTATGGACACACTTGGAACGTCAAAAAGGGGGAATAGGCATGCGTGGACCTGGAGAAACGGAGATTGAAACTGATAGACGTATCGTTCGGGACAGAATTTCGTTATTGAAAGAAAAAATAAAAGCCATCGACAAACAAATGGGAACCCAACGAGGCAATCGGGGCGCTATGGTTCGGGTGGCTTTGGTAGGTTATACCAATGTGGGAAAATCAACTTTGATGAATGCCATTGGCAAAAGCGATGTTTTTGTAGAGAACAAACTTTTTGCTACTTTGGACACCACCGTTCGAAAAGTGGTGATTAAAAACCTACCTTTCTTGCTTTCGGATACCGTAGGATTTATTCGAAAATTGCCAACTCAATTGGTCGATTCCTTCAAAAGTACGCTCGATGAGGTTCGCGAAGCCGATTTGTTATTACACGTGGTCGATATTTCGCATCCGGATTTTGAAGATCATATCGAATCGGTAAATCAAACTTTGGCAGATATCAAGGCGAAAGACAAGCCTGTGCTGATGGTTTTCAATAAAATCGATGCTTATAAACATTTGACCATCGACGAAGATGATTTAATGACCGAAAAAACACCCAGACATTTCACCCTCGAAGAATGGAAAACGACTTGGATGCACCGTGTGGGCGAAGAAAACGCCTTGTTTATTTCGGCCGCCAATAAAGAGAATTTCGAAGAATTCAGAGAGCGAGTGTACGAAGCGGTGAGACAAATTCACATCACACGTTTTCCCTACAATAAGTTTTTATATCCTGATTATAAGGATGCTGTGGAGAAAGAAGAGAAAGAATAATTTTCCTAAAATATAAAGTATGTCAAACCCTTTTGAAATCGAATTTCAAAAGGGTTTTTTTGTTAGAAAACACTAGCGCTTTTTATGTTATTTGTAAGAAAAAAACAATATATTTGAAAAATATAAATGCAATAGTCTTTCGGTAATCTATATTTGTTTTGGTGTATAAATGAATGTTTGATAGTTGTAAAAAAGAGTGTTAGCAACAAAAGTATAAATATGAAAAAAGCACAACAAATTAGATTTTTAACAGGTATTTTTTTGATTCTAAGTTTAAACTTAAGTGCTCAGAATTTAAAAAATTATTTTTCGGTTTCAGAAGTTTCATTTTCAAATACAATTTATAAATTAGCTTGGAGTTCGCATCCAAACGATGTTTATTATAAGCAAGAGTATTTACCTGCAGGCGAAAAATCGGAAAGTTTTAAAACTATGATAATGATAGAAGCAATAACTGTGGATGCTTCAATTGAAAATGTTGTTAGATTAAAAGAATCGGAGTTACAGGAAAGAAAAAAAACAGACCAAGTTTGTAATTATCAAATTACGACAAATTCACAAACAGGAGAATATATGATTGATTTCTTGCTGAGTTCCGGAGATATTGTGGAATGGAATGCGTACCGATATAAAAAGATTGTGGACACAAAAGGAAAACCAACAGTACTATTATTTGCATTGAGTAAACGGGCTTATGGAAACGATTATAAAAATTTTTTAGTTGGATTGAAAAGCGAACGAATCGATGCTATTAATTTGGTTTGGAAATACAATTTGTCAACAATTAAGTTACAAGATTGATAAGTTGTCACTGCCAAAGCTAGTATTACAAAATTGATTTTTTGCTTTAAAGAAGGTTAGTTTTGTAGAATGATTTGGCATATCCGAATAATAGGCTTAATTAATCCCAAACTGCTTGTAGCGCGGAACGTCAGCAGCAATACCAGCCACTTAATCTTAAGCAGAAAATGATTGATATTTTAAATAAATTTTGTCTTGTGATTTCGATAATATTCGTTTTTGCTTTTATCATAAATCCTTCGTGGCATAAAATTTTCCGAAATAAAAAAACATATAATTTCTTTTTATATTTTTCGATTTTATTATCAATTCTTTCATTTACAACTCTATTTTGGAAATTTGAAAACCCTAGAATAAGTGTTTCTGTAACTCTTTATCCAGTTCTGTTTCTAATTTTATATAAATTCTTTGACGATAAAATTCTAAAAAAATATAATCGTCACATATTTTTCTATAAACAATATAACACTATTTGGAAAGATGAGGAATCTGATAACGCGACGTCAACGGACAAATGGTATCAGCTTTTGATTGGATTAGTCCCATTAATTATATTATATGTTATTGGACTAGTTATTTTTCAAACATAATGGAAGAAAAGAAGAAGTACTGCTGCTAACAGCTAGGGTTTCCTAGCAGCTGCAAGCCAAACAATGAACCCCCCACCACCACACGAATTCTTTCGTATCGCTTGTTATTGCGTTGCCATTTTAAACGAACAAAATTTTTATTTTTCTTACAA is part of the Flavobacterium nackdongense genome and encodes:
- a CDS encoding MFS transporter; the encoded protein is MEDYNFLGSIKAKGKYKKTYRDAKQSYLNRIRWAVAMFYFGMGLSFATWASRIPAIKSALNLSDGELGTILFALPVGQLTMMFFSGKLVTRFGSDRILPFAILMYAFSLTNIGLAQNAWQLALGLISFGIFGNLTNISVNTQGIYTEGLFRRAILSSFHGMWSLAGFTGALVGLGMLALKITTYMHFVIVAAVVVVLVAINFKYLIKAKEKVRPEKKKTFRKPDMSLILLGVIGFCSMASEGIMFDWSGVYFKDIVKAPDSLVVLGYTSFMIMMASGRFFGGHLIDRFGRKTVMQISGLMISSGLFMAVFFPYIIPSTIAFMIVGLGVSTVIPTLYSIAGKHPTIPTGEALTAVSSVSFLGFLMGPPVIGHISEQFGLQFSFGFIGLFGFLIAFLVKRVKAIE
- the hflX gene encoding GTPase HflX; this encodes MLEKEIINFEKTAIVGIVTQNQSEDKLNEYLDELEFLTFTAGGEVVKRFWQKMDKPNPKTFLGTGKIDEINLFVKENDISSLVFDDELTPSQQKNISKIIDCKILDRTNLILDIFAQRAETSYARTQVELAQCIYLLPRLSGLWTHLERQKGGIGMRGPGETEIETDRRIVRDRISLLKEKIKAIDKQMGTQRGNRGAMVRVALVGYTNVGKSTLMNAIGKSDVFVENKLFATLDTTVRKVVIKNLPFLLSDTVGFIRKLPTQLVDSFKSTLDEVREADLLLHVVDISHPDFEDHIESVNQTLADIKAKDKPVLMVFNKIDAYKHLTIDEDDLMTEKTPRHFTLEEWKTTWMHRVGEENALFISAANKENFEEFRERVYEAVRQIHITRFPYNKFLYPDYKDAVEKEEKE